From the genome of Excalfactoria chinensis isolate bCotChi1 chromosome 14, bCotChi1.hap2, whole genome shotgun sequence, one region includes:
- the SLC5A10 gene encoding sodium/mannose cotransporter SLC5A10, whose amino-acid sequence MMEGNSTAGSFSPSQQFSVADLVVIVTYFSLNLAVGIWSSCRVNRNTVSGYFLAGRDMAWWPIGASLFASSEGSGLFIGLAGTGAAGGIAVTGFEWNATYALLALAWVFVPVYISSGIVTMPEYLQRRFGGERIRMYLSGLSLLLSIFTKISTDLYSGALFVQVCLGWDLYLSTVLMLLVTGLYTIAGGLAAVIYTDALQTVIMVLGAIMLAVRAFDAIGGYSNLEEAYLKAVPSKIVPNTTCHLPRADAMHLFRDPISGDLPWTGMTFGLSIMATWYWCTDQVIVQRSLSARSLSHAKAGSILASYLKMLPLFVIIMPGMISRVLFPDAVACVDPEECTHVCGAAVGCSNIAYPKLVVELMPSGLRGLMIAVMMAALMSSLTSIFNSSSTLFTMDIWRRMRPGASECELLLVGRVMTVLLVALSVVWIPILQSSGGGQLYIYIQAVTSYLAPPVTAVFILAVFWPRANEQGAFWGLMAGLALGLARMGLELAHPTPHCGVPDRRPWLLADLHYLHFAALLCATTGAVVVGGSLMTPPPLSERLQNHTWWSLSQEPPQPPMDDTSRRCLDGSCPAASGSQQTTEGLPALRDTTESPFWTRVCSINAIVLLCINIFCYAYFA is encoded by the exons aTGATGGAAGGCAATTCCACAGCTGGATCCTTCAGCCCTTCGCAGCAGTTCAGTGTTGCTGATCTTGTGGTCATAGtgacttatttttccttaaacCTTGCTGTGGGGATATGG TCTTCATGCAGGGTGAACAGGAACACGGTCAGCGGCTATTTCCTTGCTGGCAGAGACATGGCGTGGTGGCCA ATTGGAGCCTCTCTGTTTGCCAGCAGTGAGGGCTCAGGGCTCTTTATTGGACTGGCTGGgactggtgctgctgggggaatCGCTGTCACCGGCTTCGAGTGGAAC GCGACGTACGCACTGCTGGCGCTGGCCTGGGTCTTTGTCCCGGTCTACATCTCATCTGGG ATCGTCACCATGCCCGAGTACCTCCAGCGAAGGTTTGGAGGGGAGAGAATCCGAATGTACCTCTCTGGGCTGTCTCTCCTGCTGTCCATCTTCACCAAAATCTCT ACTGACCTGTACTCAGGGGCTCTGTTTGTGCAAGTCTGCTTGGGCTGGGACCTCTACCTCTCCACCGTCCTGATGCTGCTGGTGACTGGACTCTACACCATCGCAG GGGGGCTGGCAGCCGTCATCTACACCGACGCGCTGCAGACGGTCATCATGGTCCTCGGAGCCATCATGCTGGCAGTGAGAG CTTTTGATGCGATCGGAGGTTACTCCAACCTGGAAGAGGCCTATCTAAAAGCCGTGCCGTCCAAGATCGTTCCCAACACAACCTGCCACCTGCCCAGAGCGGATGCCATGCACCTCTTCCGAGACCCAATCTCTGGAGATCTGCCCTGGACAGGGATGACTTTTGGGCTGTCCATCATGGCCACGTGGTACTGGTGCACTGACCAG GTCATCGTGCAGCGGTCACTCTCTGCAAGGAGCCTGAGCCATGCCAAAGCTGGCTCCATCCTGGCCAGCTACCTGAAGATGCTGCCCCTGTTTGTCATCATCATGCCAGGGATGATCAGCAGGGTACTGTTCCCAG ATGCCGTGGCCTGCGTTGACCCCGAGGAGTGCACCCAtgtgtgtggggctgcagtgggcTGCTCCAACATTGCCTACCCCAAGCTGGTGGTGGAGCTGATGCCCAGCG GGCTGCGGGGTCTGATGATTGCAGTGATGATGGCCGCACTCATGTCCTCCCTCACCTCCATCTTCAACAGCAGCAGTACTCTCTTCACCATGGACATCTGGAGGAGGATGAGGCCAGGGGCCAGTgagtgtgagctgctgctggtgggcag gGTGATGACGGTGCTGCTGGTGGCCCTCAGCGTGGTGTGGATCCCCATCTTGCAGAGCTCCGGCGGCGGGCAGCTCTACATCTACATCCAGGCTGTCACCAGCTACCTGGCTCCTCCAGTCACTGCCGTCTTCATCTTGGCTGTCTTCTGGCCCCGCGCTAACGAGCAG ggaGCCTTCTGGGGCCTGATGGCGGGGCTGGCGCTGGGGCTGGCCAGGatggggctggagctggcaCACCCCACACCTCACTGTGGGGTCCCCGACAGGCGGCCCTGGCTGCTGGCTGACCTGCACTACCTGCACTtcgctgctctgctgtgtgccacCACGGGGGCTGTAGTGGTGGGGGGCAGCCTGATGACTCCCCCACCACTCTCAGAAAGG CTGCAGAATCACACCTGGTGGAGCCTTTCCCAggagcccccccagccccccatgGACGACACATCACGGAGATGCCTGGATG GCTCCTGCCCAGCTGCCTCGGGTAGCCAGCAGACAACTGAAGGACTCCCAGCCCTGCGAGACACCACTGAGTCCCCTTTCTGGACCCGTGTCTGCAGCATCAATGCCATTGTCCTGTTGTGTATCAATATTTTCTGCTATGCTTACTTTGCCTAG
- the FAM83G gene encoding protein FAM83G — MAFSQVQCLDDSHVNWRSSESKPEFFYSEEQRLALEALAARGPDAFYEVLKKENIRDFLSELELKKILDTLETYDPGSEYIPRHGSSTAGSEGDHNSQGDEQDVAPSLEYWPQRSDRSIPQLDLGWPETIAYRGVTRATVYMQPPIEGQAHIKEVVRKMICQAQKVIAVVMDMFTDVDIFKDLLDAGFKRKVGVYIILDETNVKHFLQMCERAQMHAGHLKNLRVRSTGGTEFFTRSATKFKGALAQKFMFVDGDRAMCGSYSFTWSAARTDRNVITVLSGQVVEAFDKQFQELYLMSKGVSLKSISMGVEPEPEPVTLPSVVPVTPANAMVKKLINPKYALVKAKSAEQISKTSSENQDKTQKVENKGKGLHEGQAGDRHGEAADLSLLIHPGLLNLEKANMFDYLPTWVEPDPEPGSEVLGYINIIDPKIKNVKLSQMNRIKVCDVSQASAQHRQMLKNRELEAKKISTQEPPPPVSLCQRQTPQVHTEAPVAPAISPIESSGWVTKQVGTSATQPLSHHLKPPEETPEEAKPPVPKPRTVPVGGLATKASTPCDSNSAPEGDMQPLLADHVDSRQEPKENPNRASPESCHLPAVEPQEDKGPPCAHNGLGEEEEEEEEYITLSDQESCSSSSADHSYRRSNASSISDEYFEVRERYGPLRRTNSDVTHNGEFVPIQRKLSDPHISRGTFLSPLGSLPSIKHVRLEDMAKRRSSAVEIRCVLPRTILDSNGSYPTSATQGTHIYRYRPRNLTGRGQGKEPSCSPPCEKPPGASKHRRDSTEPKKTIAGSQPYWQGKAFSPSKPKAASKALSSLPESQKAAEEMRTPLGIPLSKLSQSKHLKNKVTAAPGATDSKKKPPEPTSQKEQ; from the exons ATGGCTTTCTCCCAGGTGCAGTGCCTGGATGACAGCCACGTCAACTGGAGGTCCAGCGAGTCCAAGCCCGAGTTCTTCTACAGCGAGGAGCAGCGCCTGGCCCTGGAGGCTTTGGCCGCCCGCGGCCCTGATGCCTTCTATGAGGTCCTGAAGAAGGAGAACATCCGGGACTTCCTCTCCGAGCTGGAGCTCAAGAAGATCCTGGACACTCTTGAGACGTATGACCCCGGCTCCGAGTACATCCCGCgccatggcagcagcacagcagggagcgAAGGTGACCACAACAGCCAAGGGGACGAGCAGGATGTGGCCCCGTCCCTGGAGTACTGGCCGCAGAGGTCCGACCGCTCCATCCCACAGCTGGACCTCGGCTGGCCCGAGACCATCGCCTACCGTGGGGTGACCCGCGCCACCGTCTACATGCAGCCGCCCATCGAGGGCCAGGCGCACATCAAGGAGGTGGTGAGGAAGATGATCTGCCAGGCTCAGAAG gTCATTGCTGTGGTCATGGACATGTTCACTGATGTTGACATCTTCAAGGACCTCCTGGATGCGGGCTTCAAGAGGAAAGTGGGTGTCTACATCATTTTGGATGAGACCAATGTGAAGCACTTCCTCCAGATGTGCGAGCGAGCACAAATGCATGCTGGGCACCTGAAG aacCTCCGAGTCCGCAGCACAGGGGGGACGGAGTTCTTCACACGCTCTGCCACCAAGTTCAAAGGGGCTTTGGCCCAGAAGTTCATGTTCGTGGATGGAGACCGGGCCATGTGTGGATCCTACAG CTTCACCTGGTCTGCAGCAAGGACGGATCGGAATGTCATCACGGTGCTCTCAGGGCAAGTGGTGGAGGCGTTTGACAAGCAGTTCCAGGAGCTGTACCTCATGTCCAAGGGGGTGAGCCTCAAGTCCATCTCTATGGGTGTGGAACCTGAACCCGAGCCTGTAACGCTGCCCTCTGTTGTACCGGTGACCCCTGCCAACGCCATGGTGAAGAAGCTGATAAACCCCAAATATGCCCTGGTGAAGGCCAAGAGTGCAGAGCAGATCAGCAAGACATCATCTGAGAACCAGGACAAAACACAGAAGGtggaaaacaaaggcaaaggGCTGCACGAGGGCCAAGCAGGAGACAGGCACGGCGAGGCTGCAGATCTCTCCCTGCTCATCCACCCCGGCCTCCTGAACCTGGAGAAAGCCAACATGTTTGACTACTTGCCCACCTGGGTTGAGCCTGACCCAGAGCCTGGGAGCGAAGTCTTGGGCTACATCAATATCATTGACCCCAAGATAAAGAATGTGAAGCTCTCACAAATGAACCGCATCAAAGTCTGCGACGTCTCCCAGGCCAGCGCCCAGCACCGGCAGATGCTGAAGAACAGGGAGCTGGAAGCCAAGAAGATCTCAACCCAAGAACCACCACCTCCAGTGTCCCTCTGCCAGAGGCAGACCCCGCAGGTCCACACAGAAGCTCCTGTGGCACCAGCCATCAGCCCCATTGAAAGCAGTGGTTGGGTGACAAAGCAAGTGGGAACATCAGCCACTCAACCACTGAGCCACCACTTGAAGCCACCTGAGGAGACACCTGAGGAAGCCAAGCCTCCAGTTCCAAAGCCAAGGACTGTTCCTGTTGGTGGCCTTGCAACCAAAGCCAGCACACcatgtgacagcaacagtgccCCGGAGGGTGACATGCAGCCACTGTTGGCTGACCATGTAGATTCAAGGCAGGAACCAAAGGAGAACCCCAACAGAGCTTCACCGGAGAGCTGCCACCTCCCAGCGGTGGAGCCACAGGAGGACAAGGGGCCTCCCTGTGCCCACAATGGgctgggagaggaggaggaggaagaggaggagtaTATCACTCTCAGTGaccaggagagctgctccagcagctctgctgaccACAGCTACCGCCGCTCCAATGCCTCCTCCATTTCGGATGAGTACTTTGAGGTCAGGGAACGCTATGGGCCGCTGCGGCGAACCAACTCGGATGTCACTCACAATGGGGAGTTCGTGCCCATCCAGAGGAAGCTCAGCGACCCCCACATCAGTCGAGGAACCTTCCTCAGCCCCCTGGGAAGTCTCCCATCCATCAAGCACGTCCGCCTGGAGGACATGGCCAAgaggaggagcagtgctgtggagATCAGGTGTGTGCTGCCCCGCACCATCTTGGACAGCAACGGTTCCTACCCCACCAGTGCCACACAG GGGACACACATCTATCGCTACCGCCCCAGGAACCTCACAGGCAGGGGGCAAGGCAAGGAGCCCTCCTGCTCCCCACCATGCGAGAAACCCCCCGGGGCCAGCAAGCACCGAAGGGACAGCACCGAGCCCAAAAAGACCATTGCAGGCAGCCAGCCCTACTGGCAGGGCAAAGCCTTCAGCCCCAGCAAGCCCAAGGCAGCGAGCAAAGCCCTGAGCTCCCTGCCTGAAAGCCAGAAGGCAGCTGAGGAGATGAGGACACCGCTTGGCATCCCGCTCTCCAAACTGTCCCAGTCCAAGCACCTCAAGAATAAGGTCACGGCAGCTCCAGGTGCTACCGATTCCAAGAAGAAGCCCCCCGAGCCCACCAGCCAGAAGGAGCAGTAG
- the GRAP gene encoding GRB2-related adapter protein — translation MESVALYNFQTTEKDELPFQKGDTLKILNMEDDQNWYKAELYGCEGFVPKNYIKVKPHPWYAGRISRHVAEEQLLKRRFVGAFLIRESESAPGEFSISVNYGQHVQHFKVLRERNGKYFLWEEKFNSLNELVDFYRINTIAKKQQIFLRDDEQSPEVKRPKFVQAQFDFSAHDSSQLPFYRGDIIEVLDCPNPNWWQGKIYGRIGFFPRNYVHPIHK, via the exons ATGGAGTCGGTGGCTCTGTACAACTTCCAGACGACGGAGAAGGATGAGCTGCCCTTCCAAAAAGGGGACACCCTGAAG ATCCTCAACATGGAAGATGACCAGAACTGGTACAAGGCGGAGCTGTATGGCTGCGAGGGCTTCGTCCCCAAAAACTACATCAAAGTGAAACCCCACCC GTGGTACGCAGGGAGGATCTCCCGGCACGTGGCGGAGGAGCAGCTCCTCAAGCGCAGATTTGTGGGAGCCTTCCTGATCCGTGAGAGCGAGAGCGCGCCGGGGGAGTTCTCCATCTCCGTCAA CTACGGGCAGCACGTCCAGCACTTCAAGGTGCTTCGTGAGCGCAATGGCAAATATTTCCTCTGGGAGGAGAAGTTCAACTCCCTCAATGAGCTGGTGGACTTCTACAGGATCAACACCATTGCCAAGAAGCAGCAGATCTTTCTTCGGGATGACGAGCAGAGCCCAGAG GTGAAAAGACCCAAATTCGTGCAAGCTCAATTTGACTTCTCTGCCCACgacagctcccagctgcccttCTACCGCGGGGACATCATTGAGGTGCTGGACTGCCCCAACCCCAACTGGTGGCAGGGAAAGATCTATGGACGCATTGGCTTCTTCCCCCGCAATTATGTCCACCCCATCCACAAGTGA